The Marinobacter sp. SS13-12 sequence GGTGTTGGAGATGGTAACCACCTCTTCAGCCGTGGTGCCGGCCTGCACGTTGCCGAAGTCGATGCTTTCCGGGCTGACGGCAATACGTGGCTCAAACTGCTCGTCGGGAACGACCTGCAGGGTTTGCAGGATGTTGTCCTGCCCCGGGTTCTGGACACACGCGGACGTAAACTCGCCGATGGGCGCCGGCGCAATATCACCGTTCTCAACCCGGGCAATCATGTCGAGCGTCAGCCCGCCGATGGTGATGACGGCCTCACCAACATCGTCTTCGTTAAAGGTGATGGCCGGAGAAGTGCCCTGGGCCGGCACGGTAAATTCGCCGGTTTCATCGGGAATGGGTGACTGGGGAATAGTCAGCGGCACCGTCAGGTCGATCTCGCGATTTGGCGTGACGACCGTTGTTTCATTGGTGGCGGTGCCCTCAATGGTGGCAGAACCCACCAGTTTAAGGCCCAGCCGCGAATCTTCGTTCACCGTCGTCAGTGCGTCTACGGTGAATTCCGGGGTCGGCTGGCCCACGGTTGCCTGGGTGGGAACATCGGCACTGATCTGGGCGCGAATCGGCTGATCACCAATCAACGGGAAGGGGCAGGTGAATTCCAGTTCCAGTGACACGGGTTCGGCAAAGGCATTGCCGCCACCGGTCATCAGCGCCGCGGCGGCTATCGCCGTACCGAACGTGCGGACGCTTTTGTTGGGTTTCCTGAGTTTCATGAGTTCGTCCTCTAGGGTTTCAGTCTTTGTTGTATGGGTATGCAGAAATCACCGATGAGGACTGCTGTATCGGTCTTGCAATGACTCCCTTTATGTCAGCGCAGCGGTTTATCCCCTGCGCCGTTGTATTAGGCCGCCGGGGGGCGGACAGGGTCATTGCTGAGGCCGGCAGGGTTTTTGTTCAAAGCGGAGACAGGGCAGGGGAATTTCCGTTTTCGTGACGCTCTTCAAATCCTCGTTTTCTCCAGGTGGGGCTTATTTGCGGTCTCGCGCCTGCCGTCGAATATCGCCCGGCGTATGCCCGGTCCATGACCGGTAGGCCTTGGTAAATCCGGCCTGATCGCTGAACCCCAGCTTTTCGGCAATGGAATCCAGGGGGACAGCGGTATCGGTGAGATACAGGGTGGCAAAGTACTGGCGAATCTCGTTCCGCAGTTGTCGGAAAGAGGTTCCCGCCGTTGTGAGATGCTGGCGGAGGGTGCGGGGGCTCATATCGAGCCTGCGCGCAAGGTTGTCCATGGTGCAGGGGCGCCCGGGCTGGCTCATGATCATTTCCCGAACCTGCATAACGGTCTCATCCGCCTGCTCGGAAGGTTCGTGTTCCCGCGAGCGGGCATTGGCCAGAATAAACTCAAGACCGGTTTCGTCACTGCGTATTGGCCGGCCGGACAGCGGCATGGTGACCTGGCTTGCCGGGGCGTTGAAACGAAATTCACAATCGCTGGCAATGGTGTTCCATTGTTCGGGGCCCAGACCGGTATCAAAATCGAATTCGAAACAGAAGTGCGTGCATACCTGGGAGGATATCCGGTGGATGCTGCCCATGTAGATCTTGGTCAGGCAGGGGCGAAGGTCTTCCAGGCCCCAGTTGTCCTGCAGCCGTATACGGAACGTGGAGCCGGTAGAGCTCAGGTCCATATCCATCAGCGGCAGGCCAACCCGGAGGTACTGCACGATCATGCTGATCAGCCGGCGTGGGTTTTCCTGGCCCAGCACGGCGAAGCCCAACAGCCCATGAGCGGGAAGATCCAGTTGCTGGCCGAACTGAAATGCGGCCCGCTCGTCACCCATTAGCCATTCCGCTTTGCCCAGCAACTGGAGAACCTGGCCCATGGACAGGCAGGCATCCGGGTTCTCCAGCATCTCGCTGGTGACATTGGTGTCGCCCAGAATGGCGTGGCGCCTGACACCCCTGCGTTCCATAAAACGTATAAACTGCCGGGCATACCGCGCGGAGATAATGGGGACTTCAAGAGCCATTCGACTGGAAGTTTCCACCATTCGTTCCATGACAGGGAGCCTTCTGTTAATGGGATTGCCGCTTTCGGCGTACAGTTGTTCACTATGGTCAGGCCAGTATAGGCGGGGTTTCGGGCGCTGATTTTGCTCATCGTTCACGGTTCTGGTTTCATGGCCGGAAATGACAATGAAACATTGGTTAGGTTTTGCAGGAGATGCATCCATTGACAGCCCGTTGCCCGGTTTGCGAGACGCTTACACTGGTGCCGTTCCAGACAATCAATGACACTCGCTATCACCGCTGTGAAACCTGTGAGGCAACGGTCATGGATGAGTCAGGCTGGCTGGGCGGGCGCGAGGAGAAGGCAATCTATGATCTTCACGATAACAATCCGCAGGACGAAGGCTATCGCCGTTTCCTCTCGAAGCTGACCAACCCGCTACTTGAACGACTGGCGCCCGGGGCCCGTGGCCTGGATTTCGGCTGCGGTCCCGGGCCGGCACTGGCGGTTATGCTGCGGGAGGCGGGGATGGGCATGACGGTCTATGATCCGTTTTTCTACCCGGACAAGTCCGTGCTAAAGCAGCAGTACGATTTTATTACCTGCACGGAAGTGGTGGAGCATCTGCATCGTCCGGCTGAGGTCTTTCGTCAGCTGGACGGGCTGCTGGTCTCCGGTGGCTGGCTGGGTGTGATGACCTGCTTCCAGACCGATGATGAGCGCTTTGCCAACTGGCACTACCGGCGCGACCCGACGCATATTGTGTTTTACCGCCGGGCGACCATGGACTGGTTGGCCAGTGCCCATGGCTGGGCGCTGGAGATTCCGGCCAAGGACGTGGCACTGTTCCAGAAGGGTTAGTCGGGGGAGGGACACTCCAGCACCGGGCATGTGCCGGGGCTGTCCCGATCCACTATCTCCGGGATTGCGCCGTCAAAGCGTTCAGGGTTGATCGTCGCAGCACAGCTGGCGGCAGTTTCAGCAGCGGTGGCGCAGCCCTGGGCTGCCAGTGAGTGGGCCAGGTTGTTCCAGCCCGCGGCCACCCCGGGGAATTTCCGGGTCAGGCGCAGGTAATGGTGTGTCGCCCGCTCTGGTTTTCCCTGTGCCCAGGCGATATTTCCCTGCCCCATAATGGCAGCGGGCTGATCGGGCCAGGTCTGTTCCGCGGTCTGATAGGCCGTTGTTGCGGCCAGGGTCCGGCCAGTGCTTTCCAGGTCGTTGGCCGACATCAGGTAGCGCAAAGGTTCGGCGGTTGCCGGCAGCTGGTAGGGTGGCAGCATGACCGCTGCCCAGTTGTCAGCGCGAGTCCAGGTGGCCATGAACACTTCCAGGGTTTCCTCGTGGTGCTCACGGGTATCGGTATGAAGAATGATGTTCCGTTCCTCTGCATCGAACCCCATTACCACAGCAAAATGCCACTGTGGCCACCAGCCAAACCTCAGGTTTTGCATCACCAGCACAGGATGACCTGCAGCCACTTCTTCCAGCAGGCTTTCCAGTGAGCCATCCAGCGGGTAGACCAGCAGTCCATGGGCACGGGCGGCCGCCACCAGTTCCACTTTCAGGCTGCCCTGGCGTTCCGGTAGGTAGACCAGCTCCTTGAGCACGTCCGGATGGGTGTTCAGGCCCTGACTGTTCAGCATCATGGCCAGGGAAGCAGGGCCGCATTGATAGCGTTCCTGGGCGTAGAAGGGTACCTGTTCCAGCACTCGACGTTGATCCATGTCGGAGGCGCTGGTGAGGGTGTCTGTTTCCGGCCACTGGGGGCGGCTGGCGCAGCCTGCCAGAATCATTACCAGAACAGTACTGGTAACGATTCGAAGCAGGTGCGAATGGGCGGCTATAGTCACGAAGTCGGCGCGCTACCGGATGCAGTTGATGAACGGGTAGATGTTGGTGGCACAGAGCATATCGGTGATGATAAACACCAACAGGAACAGAACGATGATGCCTACGACATCTTCACCTACTGGCGCTTCTGCCAGTTGTTGCTCGAAGGCCGATAGCTCCGCCGGTGTCAGGTTCTGGATGCGTTCTTCAACCTGGTCCTGGCTGACACCCATTTGCGCGAGCTTGTCTTTCACTTCATCGCGCTCGAGCATGTCCAGCAGTGACTGGCGGTCAAGGTCGGCGCGTTGTTCCGTCAGCAGCTCGCCGGTGCCAACCATACCTGCCGTTGCAGACGTTGCCCAGACGGTGCTGAGTGCCATCATGAGCGCCATGAAAAACGATACGTATCGCAGGTGCTTTCTTATAGTCTGCATTCCACTCTCCTTGCTTTCGTTTAAGAAACTCGATTCCCGGGTTCCGGCTCCGGTTTGGCAGGCTGTATTTCGAGGCGTCTTTCCGGCCAGTTCAGAATACCTGATCGGGTGACCATACGCTCTGCCAATTCGGGAAAATCCTGTTTAACAACATTGGCCGCAAATTCTGATAGAAAAGCGGACTTGAGAGTAGCACGTGCTTTCTGGGTTCCGGGTTCCAGATAAGGGGCGGACGAGAGCAAAAGAAATCCGTCGTCCGGTACCCGGCCGCTCTCCATATTGGCTCTGATGATACCGGCAGCCTGGCGGATGGGGTGCGACAGGTCAGGGCTGTAGGGGCCGATGATCAAGGCCACATTGGGTACATGCAGAAAGTCGAATCCCCGTCCGATGCAGATAACCCACTCCCGGTGCTCAATGTTCAGTTCCCGGTCGCTTTTCCTGATGTCAGTGATGTGCTGAATGTTGCCGTGGACCAGCGGTAGCAGGTCTCGCTGGACCGGTATCGGCATATCGGGGTACAGGGCTGCTATTCGTGAGCCGACCTTGTCGGCCTCGGTGGGAGCAATTGTGGACAGGTCCAGGCTGAGGTCGTCGCGACCGTGCAGGACCAGGGCGTCTTCATCGGTTTCGAAACCACAGACCAGAGGGTAGACCGTCTGGTGCCCGCTGCCAAACAACGCTTCAACCTGGCGGCGGATACTGAAGGCATGTGCCCGGGCCGCATCACGGTCGCAGTTGAAGCCGGCGCATCCCCGTTCCGTGGCGCCTTTGGAATAGTGGTAGGTGATGACAATGAGCACCCGCCTGCCAGCGCTGACGGCGTCCTGCACTGTGTCGGCAAGCATGTCTCCGAGATAGGGCCAGCCGAGGTCGAAAATACCGCCAAGGTTGCGAAAGGGGTGGATGATGCCCAGCGGTGTCTGGGTCACATAGGGCAGATGGATGCGGCCATCCATGCACTTCATGGCAATGATCAGCGTGTTGTGTTCCGCCAGGTAACGTTGGCGCGCCAGGTGGTTCTCGGGGCTGCAGAAGCTTGCCGAGTGCTTTCGGCTCAGCTCCATCAGCCAGTCAATCCGCTCGTTAATGGGCCGGGAATGGACAGGTGTGTTCATTGAAATCACCTCTTCAAATCTAAAACGTAGACAGTCCCGTCGCCTCCATCAACCTGTATTGCCAGTATCGTAACCTGGATTCGTCCGCCCAGGCTTCGTAAGGCAGGCTCATCACCGGTGTATCACCGGGACCAAGATTCCACTGCTCATTAAAGAAGCCTGACGCTTTGAGTACCATTACCGAATGCGTTGTTGACGTTAGGTGAACGCTGGTCTCAAGATTCAGGTCGTCCAGATTTCGGCGGGTGAAATTGGCAGAGCCCAGCAGCAGTTGTGCGTTGCCATCATAGTCGCGCCTCAGAAGGAGCTTGGTGTGGCATTGCTCACCCTCGGTGTGACACCAGCGTACTGTGACGCCGGCGCTGTTGAGTTCCATAGCGGTCTGGCGATTGGGGATACCGCTCTTCTTGAGGCCGAAGGCGTCGTTATTGGCGTCCAGCAGCACGCGTACCTGCACGCCTCGTTTATGGGCGTCTTTCAACGCCTCCACAAGGGCGCGATGGGACAGATAGAAAATCGCCAGGTCCAGGCGGTCTCCGGGTGCCGCAGTGTCGATAATCTCCCTGGCGGACGCGAGGATGGCCGATTCTGTGACAACCCTGATGGTTTCCGGTGATTCAGGCTCAGTGTCGGGAAGGTTGCCCAGGGCAGTGTCCACAGCGGTTGTGTCCGCACCGGACATGGCAAGAACAGCCCGCTCGGACCTGAGCAGGTCAGCAACCGCCGGGCCCTCGAATCGCAGGCCAATGTTGCTGTGGCGGCTACTGCCATCGTGGGGGTTGGCGGAGGTTACCACCGCCGTGAAACCGTCAGCACTGTCCACCACCAGCGTTTTGCGATGGTTGGCTTTGAAATTGGGTAGTGCCAGGTAACTGCGAAGGGTGACCGGTTGTTCGCCCAGCGCATTGGGCAACCAGCCCGCAGAGGCGGAGTTGCCCATCCACTGACAGCAAATGCGCCAAAATCCGGACCAGAGCGGGTTGCTGTCACGCAGGCGCTCCAGGCGGGTTTCCACCACCGGTATGCCAGCCTGTCGGAGTTGCTCGAAGTGGGGGGACGTTGTACCGCCATAGACCGTATTGATGGGATCGGAAATCACGATGATGTCCATATCGGGATGCGCCTGCTTGCGTGCAATCAGCGCATCGGTAAGCGTGCTGGCCAGCGGTATCTGGCGGCTGTCATTGGCGCGGAAATCGTTAAACAGGAACATGTCCACCAACACAAACTGCTGTGCATCGGCAATCAGGCTGAAGATTTCTGCAAAGATCTCCTGATCCAGCCGTGGTTCTTCATTGCCGAAGTGCAGGGTTCGGTCGGTGAGCAGCCTGGGGTTGATAACCGGCTGTTCATCACCGTGGAAGCTGAGCCCCTGAGGGAGGGATTTGAATGAGTGGTAGAGGCTGGTTGTTGTGATGGCCAGAACAATCAGGCCAATCAGTAACTTGAATGTCATTGTTGTGCTTCCGGGCGAAGACGTCCATTTTGTGAACTATACGACAGAAGGGCGGTTGGCGTCCTTTAAACCCTCTTCATCACCGGTTAATTCCACTGGATGCGTGATGGTGCTCCCAGCTAAACAAACCTTTACAAAAAACAGCCCCTGGTAACCTATCGCTGCCTGCGTTCACTTTATAAACTTGCTGAATCAACCATTTATAATAACGGTACCTGTGGACTCACTGGCTTTTGTTTTTTCCCGCATTTTCAGCCTGCGCCTGCTCATTATTGGTCTGGCGCTGGTCTTTGCCTTCACGGGTGAAGCACTCCCGATGCTGGGCTGGGCAGATCGTGTTCTGTTCGGCTCCCTTGGAAACCCTTCCGGTATTGTTGACCCAGGCGCACTGGTGAGAATGTCGCCGGAGGTATTCAGTGCGGCCCTGGAAGCGAGAGGGCTTTACGAGCCTCCCTGGGCTGCAGTCGCCATTCGCACCGGGCTTATGGTATCCGCATTGTTTCTGGTGCTTGCGGTTCCCCGCATGGGCGCTGGTGTGGCCCTGCCTGTCATTCTGCTGGCGGCCGGATCACTGGTGGTATTGCAGGCTGCCTTCATGTTTTAC is a genomic window containing:
- a CDS encoding AraC family transcriptional regulator, coding for MALEVPIISARYARQFIRFMERRGVRRHAILGDTNVTSEMLENPDACLSMGQVLQLLGKAEWLMGDERAAFQFGQQLDLPAHGLLGFAVLGQENPRRLISMIVQYLRVGLPLMDMDLSSTGSTFRIRLQDNWGLEDLRPCLTKIYMGSIHRISSQVCTHFCFEFDFDTGLGPEQWNTIASDCEFRFNAPASQVTMPLSGRPIRSDETGLEFILANARSREHEPSEQADETVMQVREMIMSQPGRPCTMDNLARRLDMSPRTLRQHLTTAGTSFRQLRNEIRQYFATLYLTDTAVPLDSIAEKLGFSDQAGFTKAYRSWTGHTPGDIRRQARDRK
- a CDS encoding class I SAM-dependent methyltransferase, whose amino-acid sequence is MTARCPVCETLTLVPFQTINDTRYHRCETCEATVMDESGWLGGREEKAIYDLHDNNPQDEGYRRFLSKLTNPLLERLAPGARGLDFGCGPGPALAVMLREAGMGMTVYDPFFYPDKSVLKQQYDFITCTEVVEHLHRPAEVFRQLDGLLVSGGWLGVMTCFQTDDERFANWHYRRDPTHIVFYRRATMDWLASAHGWALEIPAKDVALFQKG
- a CDS encoding PA2778 family cysteine peptidase, producing the protein MTIAAHSHLLRIVTSTVLVMILAGCASRPQWPETDTLTSASDMDQRRVLEQVPFYAQERYQCGPASLAMMLNSQGLNTHPDVLKELVYLPERQGSLKVELVAAARAHGLLVYPLDGSLESLLEEVAAGHPVLVMQNLRFGWWPQWHFAVVMGFDAEERNIILHTDTREHHEETLEVFMATWTRADNWAAVMLPPYQLPATAEPLRYLMSANDLESTGRTLAATTAYQTAEQTWPDQPAAIMGQGNIAWAQGKPERATHHYLRLTRKFPGVAAGWNNLAHSLAAQGCATAAETAASCAATINPERFDGAIPEIVDRDSPGTCPVLECPSPD
- a CDS encoding PA2779 family protein, with amino-acid sequence MQTIRKHLRYVSFFMALMMALSTVWATSATAGMVGTGELLTEQRADLDRQSLLDMLERDEVKDKLAQMGVSQDQVEERIQNLTPAELSAFEQQLAEAPVGEDVVGIIVLFLLVFIITDMLCATNIYPFINCIR
- a CDS encoding carboxysome shell carbonic anhydrase domain-containg protein codes for the protein MNTPVHSRPINERIDWLMELSRKHSASFCSPENHLARQRYLAEHNTLIIAMKCMDGRIHLPYVTQTPLGIIHPFRNLGGIFDLGWPYLGDMLADTVQDAVSAGRRVLIVITYHYSKGATERGCAGFNCDRDAARAHAFSIRRQVEALFGSGHQTVYPLVCGFETDEDALVLHGRDDLSLDLSTIAPTEADKVGSRIAALYPDMPIPVQRDLLPLVHGNIQHITDIRKSDRELNIEHREWVICIGRGFDFLHVPNVALIIGPYSPDLSHPIRQAAGIIRANMESGRVPDDGFLLLSSAPYLEPGTQKARATLKSAFLSEFAANVVKQDFPELAERMVTRSGILNWPERRLEIQPAKPEPEPGNRVS
- a CDS encoding phospholipase D-like domain-containing protein; the protein is MTFKLLIGLIVLAITTTSLYHSFKSLPQGLSFHGDEQPVINPRLLTDRTLHFGNEEPRLDQEIFAEIFSLIADAQQFVLVDMFLFNDFRANDSRQIPLASTLTDALIARKQAHPDMDIIVISDPINTVYGGTTSPHFEQLRQAGIPVVETRLERLRDSNPLWSGFWRICCQWMGNSASAGWLPNALGEQPVTLRSYLALPNFKANHRKTLVVDSADGFTAVVTSANPHDGSSRHSNIGLRFEGPAVADLLRSERAVLAMSGADTTAVDTALGNLPDTEPESPETIRVVTESAILASAREIIDTAAPGDRLDLAIFYLSHRALVEALKDAHKRGVQVRVLLDANNDAFGLKKSGIPNRQTAMELNSAGVTVRWCHTEGEQCHTKLLLRRDYDGNAQLLLGSANFTRRNLDDLNLETSVHLTSTTHSVMVLKASGFFNEQWNLGPGDTPVMSLPYEAWADESRLRYWQYRLMEATGLSTF